A section of the Jaculus jaculus isolate mJacJac1 chromosome 6, mJacJac1.mat.Y.cur, whole genome shotgun sequence genome encodes:
- the LOC101599767 gene encoding regenerating islet-derived protein 3-gamma-like, with translation MMPPMTLYNMSWILFSCLMLLSQVQGQGSKEDLQSPRISCPKGSQAYASHCYALFRTEKSWFDADRACQKRPSGHLVSVLSEAEGAFVSSLVKSMVNNYEYVWMGLHDSTMGQETDEGGWQWSNDDVLNYFNWDKDPCSASQHGYCGTLTRNSGFRKWTNYNCDLKLPYVCKFKN, from the exons ATGATGCCTCCCATGACCCTCTACAACATGTCCTGGATCCTGTTCTCCTGCCTAATGCTCCTGTCTCAGGTGCAAG GTCAAGGTTCCAAGGAGGACCTGCAATCACCTCGCATCAGCTGCCCCAAAGGCTCACAGGCCTATGCATCCCACTGCTATGCCTTGTTTAGGACAGAAAAATCTTGGTTTGATGCAGAT CGGGCCTGCCAGAAGCGGCCCTCAGGACACCTGGTGTCTGTGCTCAGTGAAGCTGAGGGTGCCTTTGTGTCGTCCCTGGTGAAGAGCATGGTGAACAACTACGAATATGTCTGGATGGGCCTCCACGATTCCACAATG GGCCAAGAAACTGATGAGGGTGGCTGGCAGTGGAGCAATGATGATGTGTTGAACTACTTTAACTGGGATAAGGATCCTTGCTCTGCCTCACAGCATGGTTACTGTGGGACATTGACAAGAAATTCAG GATTTCGGAAGTGGACAAACTATAACTGTGACTTGAAGTTGCCCTATGTTTGTAAGTTCAAGAACTAG